Proteins from one Vicugna pacos chromosome 25, VicPac4, whole genome shotgun sequence genomic window:
- the SCRIB gene encoding protein scribble homolog isoform X10, translating into MLKCIPLWRCNRHVESVDKRHCSLQAVPEEIYRYSRSLEELLLDANQLRELPKPFFRLLNLRKLGLSDNEIQRLPPEVANFMQLVELDVSRNDIPEIPESIKFCKALEIADFSGNPLSRLPEGFTQLRSLAHLALNDVSLQALPGDVGNLANLVTLELRENLLKSLPASLSFLVKLEQLDLGGNDLEVLPDTLGALPNLRELWLDRNQLSALPPELGNLRRLVCLDVSENRLEALPAELGGLVLLTDLLLSQNLLQRLPDGIGQLKQLSILKVDQNRLCEVTEAIGDCENLSELILTENLLTALPHSLGKLTKLTNLNVDRNRLEVLPPEIGGCVALSVLSLRDNRLAVLPPELARTAELHVLDVAGNRLQSLPFALTHLNLKALWLAENQAQPMLRFQTEDDAQTGEKVLTCYLLPQQPPPSLEDPGQRSSPSESWSDAPLSRVSVIQFLEAPAGDEDAEEAATEKRGLQRRATPHPSELKVMKRGVERRNEAASCSPDPGPPSPSPPPSEEEKRLSAESGLSVESHLSASTASQGEPEGLLAEVEGLSQQESLPAAQEEVTEETYEEPTVRFAEDTLLLPPEDGESEEGQLEAPWPLPGGRQRLIRKDTPHYKKHFKVSKLPQPEAVAALLQGTRPGCEGPGVPGGWHNGPHTPWAPRAEEEVDDQEDEAAEEEAAAAAEEEEEEKEEEAVASAPSVKGIFISRVSEEGPAARAGVRVGDKLLEVNGVALQDAEHQQAVEALRGAGTTVHMRLWRERMVEPENAVTVTPLRPEDDYSPRERWGGGLRLPLLQPQPQPPGPLRQRHVACLVRSEKGLGFSIAGGKGSTPYRAGDGGIFISRIAEGGAAHRAGTLQVGDRVLSINGVDMTEARHDHAVSLLTAASPTIALLLERESGGPLPPSPPPHSPLPPTAAATPGEPGPLRLAPTLLAAALEGPYPVEEVCLPRAGGPLGLSIVGGSDHSSHPFGVQEPGVFISKVLPRGLAARSGLRVGDRILAVNGQDVREATHQEAVSALLRPCLELVLLVRRDPPPPGMRELCIQKAPGEKLGISIRGGAKGHAGNPCDPTDEGIFISKVSPAGAAGRDGRLRVGLRLLEVNQQSLLGLTHGEAVQLLRSVGDSLTVLVCDGFDTSTAAPPEVSPGIIANPFAAGMGRRNSLESISSIDRELSPEGPGKEKELPGQMLPWGPEAGGRSPESLKPDCRTVAATPSTGSVQRVTSGATGGKMTEAPCSPGHQQTKPGVIQPVAQAWPRGSPAPRGRGDPQPSPSPPSPDELPANVKQAYRTFAAVPGLHPPQDAPAQLPTPGPSASPEQLSFRERQKYFELEVRVPQVEGPPKRVSLVGADDLRKMQEEEARKLQQKRAQMLREVVAAADAGLAPDGEAPDDDEPEEEPSWAGQGPAAGLGPSSPPLQGGCAPVRTAKAERRHQERLRVQSPELPVPERALSPAERRALEAEKRALWRAARMKSLEQDALRAQMVLSKSQEGRSKRGPLERLAEAPSPAPTPSPTPLEDLSPQTGTSPGRLPGLSRDPPRSLGWFQAGLWWSPDQPFAPSQSPDFAEELRSLEPSPSPGLLEEDGEVAMVLLGRPSPGAIGPEEVTLCSSRRAIRPGRRGLGPVPS; encoded by the exons ATGCTCAAGTGCATCCCGTTGTGGCGCTGCAACCGGCACGTGGAGTCGGTGGACAAGCGGCACTGCTCGCTGCAGGCCGTGCCCGAGGAGATCTATCGCTACAGCCGCAGCCTGGAGGAGCTACTCCTCGACGCCAACCAGCTGCGCGAGCTGCCCAAG CCCTTCTTTCGGTTGCTAAACCTGAGGAAGCTGGGTCTGAGTGACAACGAGATCCAGCGCCTGCCCCCAGAGGTGGCCAACTTCATGCAGCTGGTGGAGCTGGATGTGTCCCGGAACG ACATCCCTGAGATCCCTGAGAGCATTAAGTTCTGCAAAGCCCTGGAGATTGCAGACTTCAGTGGGAACCCCTTGTCCAG GCTCCCTGAAGGCTTCACTCAGCTCCGAAGCCTGGCTCATCTGGCCCTGAACGATGTATCCCTGCAGGCGCTTCCTGGAGACGTGGGCAA CCTTGCCAACCTGGTGACCCTGGAGCTCCGGGAGAACTTGCTCAAGTCCTTGCCTGC GTCCCTGTCTTTCCTGGTCAAGCTGGAACAGCTGGATCTGGGAGGCAACGATCTGGAAGTGCTG CCTGACACTCTGGGGGCCCTGCCCAACCTGCGTGAGCTGTGGCTGGACCGGAACCAGCTGTCGGCACTGCCTCCG GAGCTCGGGAACCTGCGGCGCCTGGTGTGCCTGGATGTGTCGGAGAACCGGCTGGAGGCACTGCCTGCGGAGCTCGGCGGGCTGGTGCTGCTTACTGACCTGCTGCTTTCACAGAACTTGCTGCAGCGGCTTCCTGACGGCATCG GTCAGCTGAAGCAGCTGTCCATCCTGAAGGTGGACCAGAACCGTCTGTGCGAGGTGACCGAGGCCATCGGGGACTGTGAGAACCTGTCTGAGCTGATCCTCACGGAGAACCTGCTGACG GCTCTGCCCCACTCCTTGGGGAAGCTGACCAAGCTGACCAACCTCAACGTGGACCGGAACCGCCTGGAGGTGCTGCCCCCTGAGATTGGAGGCTGTGTGGCACTCAGTGTCCTCTCCCTGAGGGACAACCGGCTGGCTGTCCTGCCGCCCGAGCTCGCCCGCACGGCCGAGCTGCACGTGCTGGACGTGGCCGGGAACCG GCTGCAGAGTCTGCCGTTCGCGCTCACGCACCTTAACCTGAAGGCCCTGTGGCTGGCTGAGAACCAGGCGCAGCCCATGCTCCGCTTCCAGACTGAGGATGATGCCCAGACGGGCGAGAAGGTGCTCACCTGCTAtctgctgccccagcagcccccaccCAGCCTTG AGGACCCGGGGCAGCGGAGCAGCCCTTCTGAGAGCTGGAGTGACGCCCCGCTCAGCCGCGTCAGCGTCATCCAGTTCCTGGAGGCCCCTGCAGGCGACGAGGATGCCGAGGAAGCCGCCACAGAGAAACGG GGGCTGCAGCGTCGGGCTACGCCTCACCCCAGCGAACTCAAGGTGATGAAGAGGGGTGTGGAGCGTCGGAACGAAGCCGCCTCCTGCAGTCCTGACCCCGGGCCGCCCTCGCCCTCACCCCCGCCCTCAGAGGAG GAGAAGAGGCTGAGCGCCGAGTCTGGCCTGAGTGTGGAGTCGCACCTGTCTGCCAGCACGGCCTCCCAGGGTGAGCCCGAGGGCCTTCTGGCTGAGGTGGAGGGGCTGAGCCAGCAGGAGTCTCTGCCAGCCGCCCAGGAGGAGGTCACAGAGGAGACCTACGAGGAG CCCACAGTGCGCTTTGCAGAAGACACGCTGCTGCTGCCCCCGGAGGATGGTGAGAGcgaggaggggcagctggagGCCCCTTGGCCCCTGCCAGGCGGGAGACAGCGGCTCATCCGGAAGGACACGCCCCACTACAAGAAGCACTTCAAGGTCTCGAAGCTGCCCCAGCCCGAGGCAGTTGCGGCCCTGCTGCAGGGGACACGGCCCGGCTGTGAGGGCCCGGGAGTGCCTGGGGGCTGGCACAATGGGCCGCACACGCCCTGGGCCCCTCGCGCAGAGGAGGAGGTTGACGACCAGGAAGATGAAGCTGCGGAGGAAGAGGCAGCGGCAGCAgccgaggaggaggaagaggagaaggaggaggaggctgtggcCTCTGCGCCTTCTGTCAAG GGTATATTCATCTCCCGGGTGTCTGAGGAGGGCCCTGCGGCGCGGGCTGGGGTCCGAGTAGGCGACAAGCTCCTCGAG GTGAATGGCGTGGCCTTGCAAGATGCTGAGCACCAGCAGGCCGTGGAGGCTCTGCGTGGGGCAGGTACCACCGTGCACATGCGGCTGTGGCGGGAGCGCATGGTGGAGCCTGAGAACGCGGTTACCGTCACACCTCTGCGGCCTGAGGACGACTACAGCCCCCGGGAGCGGTGGGGAGGCGGCCTGCGCCtgcccctgctccagccccagccccagccccccgggcCCCTCCGCCAGCGCCACGTGGCCTGCCTGGTGCGCAGCGAGAAGGGCTTGGGCTTCAGCATCGCTGGAGGGAAAGGCTCCACGCCCTACCGTGCCGGCGATGGG GGCATCTTCATCTCACGAATTGCTGAGGGGGGCGCCGCCCACCGAGCGGGCACCCTGCAAGTTGGCGACCGCGTCCTTTCC ATCAACGGGGTGGACATGACGGAGGCCAGGCACGACCACGCCGTCTCCCTGCTGACTGCGGCCTCCCCCACCATCGCTCTGCTGCTGGAACGGGAGTCCGGGGggccccttcctcccagccccccGCCACATTCCCCCCTGCCCCCTACTGCCGCTGCCACCCCTGGGGAGCCTGGGCCACTGAGGCTGGCCCCTACTCTGTTGGCTGCTGCCCTGGAGGGGCCGTACCCAGTGGAG GAGGTCTGTCTCCCGAGAGCCGGGGGCCCCCTGGGGCTCAGCATCGTCGGGGGCTCTGACCACTCCAGCCACCCGTTTGGCGTCCAGGAGCCTGGTGTGTTCATCTCCAAG GTGCTCCCGCGGGGCCTGGCTGCACGCAGTGGCCTGCGGGTCGGGGACCGCATCCTGGCAGTGAACGGGCAGGATGTGCGGGAGGCCACACACCAGGAAGCCGTCAGCGCCCTGCTCCGGCCCTGTCTGGAGCTGGTCCTGCTTGTGCGGAGGGACCCGCCCCCCCCGGGCATGCGGGAGCTCTGTATCCAGAAGGCCCCTGGGGAGAAACTGGGCATCAGCATCCGTGGGGGCGCCAAAGGCCacgcagggaacccctgtgacccTACAGACGAGGGCATCTTCATCTCCAAG GTGAGCCCCGCGGGAGCGGCCGGGCGTGACGGCCGCCTGCGTGTGGGGCTGCGGCTGCTGGAGGTGAACCAGCAGAGCCTGCTGGGCCTGACTCACGGCGAGGCCGTGCAGCTGCTGCGCAGCGTGGGCGACAGCCTGACCGTACTCGTCTGTGACGGCTTTGACACCAGCACCGCCGCCCCTCCCGAG GTGTCCCCGGGCATCATCGCCAATCCCTTTGCAGCGGGCATGGGCCGCCGGAACAGCCTGGAAAGCATCTCCTCCATCGACCGGGAGCTGAGCCCCGAGGGCCCCGGCAAG GAGAAGGAGCTGCCTGGACAGATGCTACCTTGGGGGCCGGAGGCTGGG GGTCGGAGCCCAGAGAGCCTAAAGCCGGACTGCCGCACCGTAGCCGCCACACCCAGCACTGGCAGTGTGCAGAGG GTAACTTCTGGGGCAACTGGAGGGAAGATGACTGAGGCCCCCTGTTCCCCTGGCCACCAGCAA ACAAAACCTGGGGTGATCCAGCCAGTGGCTCAGGCCTGGCCAAGGGGCTCCCCGGCCCCCAGGGGCAGAGGTGATCCCCAACCC tccccctccccgccctcccctgaCGAGCTGCCCGCCAACGTGAAGCAGGCCTACAGGACTTTCGCTGCCGTGCCCGGCCTGCACCCACCTCAGGACGCCCCTGCCCAG CTCCCCACGCCTGGGCCCTCGGCCTCCCCGGAGCAGCTGTCCTTCCGGGAGCGGCAGAAGTACTTTGAGCTGGAGGTTCGGGTGCCCCAGGTCGAGGGACCCCCTAAGCGTGTGTCACTGGTGGGTGCCGACGACCTGCGGAAAATGCAGGAGGAGGAAG cccgaAAGCTGCAGCAGAAAAGGGCACAGATGCTGCGCgaggtggtggcagcagcagacGCAGGGCTTGCCCCGGACGGTGAGGCCCCTGACGACGACGAGCCCGAGGAGGAGCCGTCCTGGGCCGGCCAGGGCCCTGCCGCAGG GCTCGGCCCCTCGTCCCCTCCGCTGCAGGGAGGCTGCGCCCCGGTGCGGACAGCCAAAGCCGAGCGGCGCCACCAGGAGCGGCTGCGCGTGCAGAGCCCCGAGCTGCCCGTCCCAGAGCGGGCCCTGTCCCCCGCCGAGCGCCGCGCCCTGGAGGCAGAGAAGCGTGCACTGTGGAGGGCAGCCAG GATGAAGTCCTTGGAGCAGGACGCCCTCCGCGCACAGATGGTCCTCAGCAAGTCCCAGGAGGGCCGCAGCAAGCGTGGGCCCCTGGAGCGCCTGGCCGAGGCCCCCTCTCCTGCGCCCACCCCTTCACCCACCCCCTTGGAAG ACCTCAGTCCCCAGACCGGCACCTCCCCGGGACGCTTG ccaggGCTCAGCAGGGATCCACCCAGGTCCCTTGGGTGGTTTCAGGCAGGTCTGTGGTGGAGCCCTGACCAGCCCTTCGCCCCATCACAGTCCCCAGACTTTGCCGAGGAGCTGAGATCCTTGGAACCATCTCCGAGCCCTG GTCTGCTGGAGGAGGATGGAGAGGTGGCCATGGTGCTTCTGGGCAGGCCCTCTCCAGGAGCCATTGGTCCTGAGGAGGTGACACTGTGCAGCAGCCGCCGCGCAATTCGACCAGGGCGCCGGGGCCTGGGTCCGGTGCCTTCCTAG
- the SCRIB gene encoding protein scribble homolog isoform X4 yields MLKCIPLWRCNRHVESVDKRHCSLQAVPEEIYRYSRSLEELLLDANQLRELPKPFFRLLNLRKLGLSDNEIQRLPPEVANFMQLVELDVSRNDIPEIPESIKFCKALEIADFSGNPLSRLPEGFTQLRSLAHLALNDVSLQALPGDVGNLANLVTLELRENLLKSLPASLSFLVKLEQLDLGGNDLEVLPDTLGALPNLRELWLDRNQLSALPPELGNLRRLVCLDVSENRLEALPAELGGLVLLTDLLLSQNLLQRLPDGIGQLKQLSILKVDQNRLCEVTEAIGDCENLSELILTENLLTALPHSLGKLTKLTNLNVDRNRLEVLPPEIGGCVALSVLSLRDNRLAVLPPELARTAELHVLDVAGNRLQSLPFALTHLNLKALWLAENQAQPMLRFQTEDDAQTGEKVLTCYLLPQQPPPSLEDPGQRSSPSESWSDAPLSRVSVIQFLEAPAGDEDAEEAATEKRGLQRRATPHPSELKVMKRGVERRNEAASCSPDPGPPSPSPPPSEEEKRLSAESGLSVESHLSASTASQGEPEGLLAEVEGLSQQESLPAAQEEVTEETYEEPTVRFAEDTLLLPPEDGESEEGQLEAPWPLPGGRQRLIRKDTPHYKKHFKVSKLPQPEAVAALLQGTRPGCEGPGVPGGWHNGPHTPWAPRAEEEVDDQEDEAAEEEAAAAAEEEEEEKEEEAVASAPSVKLTLTIVRQTGGLGISIAGGRGSTPYKGDDEGIFISRVSEEGPAARAGVRVGDKLLEVNGVALQDAEHQQAVEALRGAGTTVHMRLWRERMVEPENAVTVTPLRPEDDYSPRERWGGGLRLPLLQPQPQPPGPLRQRHVACLVRSEKGLGFSIAGGKGSTPYRAGDGGIFISRIAEGGAAHRAGTLQVGDRVLSINGVDMTEARHDHAVSLLTAASPTIALLLERESGGPLPPSPPPHSPLPPTAAATPGEPGPLRLAPTLLAAALEGPYPVEEVCLPRAGGPLGLSIVGGSDHSSHPFGVQEPGVFISKVLPRGLAARSGLRVGDRILAVNGQDVREATHQEAVSALLRPCLELVLLVRRDPPPPGMRELCIQKAPGEKLGISIRGGAKGHAGNPCDPTDEGIFISKVSPAGAAGRDGRLRVGLRLLEVNQQSLLGLTHGEAVQLLRSVGDSLTVLVCDGFDTSTAAPPEVSPGIIANPFAAGMGRRNSLESISSIDRELSPEGPGKEKELPGQMLPWGPEAGGRSPESLKPDCRTVAATPSTGSVQRVTSGATGGKMTEAPCSPGHQQTKPGVIQPVAQAWPRGSPAPRGRGDPQPSPSPPSPDELPANVKQAYRTFAAVPGLHPPQDAPAQLPTPGPSASPEQLSFRERQKYFELEVRVPQVEGPPKRVSLVGADDLRKMQEEEARKLQQKRAQMLREVVAAADAGLAPDGEAPDDDEPEEEPSWAGQGPAAGLGPSSPPLQGGCAPVRTAKAERRHQERLRVQSPELPVPERALSPAERRALEAEKRALWRAARMKSLEQDALRAQMVLSKSQEGRSKRGPLERLAEAPSPAPTPSPTPLEDLSPQTGTSPGRLPGLSRDPPRSLGWFQAGLWWSPDQPFAPSQSPDFAEELRSLEPSPSPGLLEEDGEVAMVLLGRPSPGAIGPEEVTLCSSRRAIRPGRRGLGPVPS; encoded by the exons ATGCTCAAGTGCATCCCGTTGTGGCGCTGCAACCGGCACGTGGAGTCGGTGGACAAGCGGCACTGCTCGCTGCAGGCCGTGCCCGAGGAGATCTATCGCTACAGCCGCAGCCTGGAGGAGCTACTCCTCGACGCCAACCAGCTGCGCGAGCTGCCCAAG CCCTTCTTTCGGTTGCTAAACCTGAGGAAGCTGGGTCTGAGTGACAACGAGATCCAGCGCCTGCCCCCAGAGGTGGCCAACTTCATGCAGCTGGTGGAGCTGGATGTGTCCCGGAACG ACATCCCTGAGATCCCTGAGAGCATTAAGTTCTGCAAAGCCCTGGAGATTGCAGACTTCAGTGGGAACCCCTTGTCCAG GCTCCCTGAAGGCTTCACTCAGCTCCGAAGCCTGGCTCATCTGGCCCTGAACGATGTATCCCTGCAGGCGCTTCCTGGAGACGTGGGCAA CCTTGCCAACCTGGTGACCCTGGAGCTCCGGGAGAACTTGCTCAAGTCCTTGCCTGC GTCCCTGTCTTTCCTGGTCAAGCTGGAACAGCTGGATCTGGGAGGCAACGATCTGGAAGTGCTG CCTGACACTCTGGGGGCCCTGCCCAACCTGCGTGAGCTGTGGCTGGACCGGAACCAGCTGTCGGCACTGCCTCCG GAGCTCGGGAACCTGCGGCGCCTGGTGTGCCTGGATGTGTCGGAGAACCGGCTGGAGGCACTGCCTGCGGAGCTCGGCGGGCTGGTGCTGCTTACTGACCTGCTGCTTTCACAGAACTTGCTGCAGCGGCTTCCTGACGGCATCG GTCAGCTGAAGCAGCTGTCCATCCTGAAGGTGGACCAGAACCGTCTGTGCGAGGTGACCGAGGCCATCGGGGACTGTGAGAACCTGTCTGAGCTGATCCTCACGGAGAACCTGCTGACG GCTCTGCCCCACTCCTTGGGGAAGCTGACCAAGCTGACCAACCTCAACGTGGACCGGAACCGCCTGGAGGTGCTGCCCCCTGAGATTGGAGGCTGTGTGGCACTCAGTGTCCTCTCCCTGAGGGACAACCGGCTGGCTGTCCTGCCGCCCGAGCTCGCCCGCACGGCCGAGCTGCACGTGCTGGACGTGGCCGGGAACCG GCTGCAGAGTCTGCCGTTCGCGCTCACGCACCTTAACCTGAAGGCCCTGTGGCTGGCTGAGAACCAGGCGCAGCCCATGCTCCGCTTCCAGACTGAGGATGATGCCCAGACGGGCGAGAAGGTGCTCACCTGCTAtctgctgccccagcagcccccaccCAGCCTTG AGGACCCGGGGCAGCGGAGCAGCCCTTCTGAGAGCTGGAGTGACGCCCCGCTCAGCCGCGTCAGCGTCATCCAGTTCCTGGAGGCCCCTGCAGGCGACGAGGATGCCGAGGAAGCCGCCACAGAGAAACGG GGGCTGCAGCGTCGGGCTACGCCTCACCCCAGCGAACTCAAGGTGATGAAGAGGGGTGTGGAGCGTCGGAACGAAGCCGCCTCCTGCAGTCCTGACCCCGGGCCGCCCTCGCCCTCACCCCCGCCCTCAGAGGAG GAGAAGAGGCTGAGCGCCGAGTCTGGCCTGAGTGTGGAGTCGCACCTGTCTGCCAGCACGGCCTCCCAGGGTGAGCCCGAGGGCCTTCTGGCTGAGGTGGAGGGGCTGAGCCAGCAGGAGTCTCTGCCAGCCGCCCAGGAGGAGGTCACAGAGGAGACCTACGAGGAG CCCACAGTGCGCTTTGCAGAAGACACGCTGCTGCTGCCCCCGGAGGATGGTGAGAGcgaggaggggcagctggagGCCCCTTGGCCCCTGCCAGGCGGGAGACAGCGGCTCATCCGGAAGGACACGCCCCACTACAAGAAGCACTTCAAGGTCTCGAAGCTGCCCCAGCCCGAGGCAGTTGCGGCCCTGCTGCAGGGGACACGGCCCGGCTGTGAGGGCCCGGGAGTGCCTGGGGGCTGGCACAATGGGCCGCACACGCCCTGGGCCCCTCGCGCAGAGGAGGAGGTTGACGACCAGGAAGATGAAGCTGCGGAGGAAGAGGCAGCGGCAGCAgccgaggaggaggaagaggagaaggaggaggaggctgtggcCTCTGCGCCTTCTGTCAAG CTGACCCTCACCATTGTGCGGCAGACAGGGGGCCTGGGTATCAGCATTGCGGGCGGCAGGGGCTCCACCCCCTACAAGGGAGATGACGAG GGTATATTCATCTCCCGGGTGTCTGAGGAGGGCCCTGCGGCGCGGGCTGGGGTCCGAGTAGGCGACAAGCTCCTCGAG GTGAATGGCGTGGCCTTGCAAGATGCTGAGCACCAGCAGGCCGTGGAGGCTCTGCGTGGGGCAGGTACCACCGTGCACATGCGGCTGTGGCGGGAGCGCATGGTGGAGCCTGAGAACGCGGTTACCGTCACACCTCTGCGGCCTGAGGACGACTACAGCCCCCGGGAGCGGTGGGGAGGCGGCCTGCGCCtgcccctgctccagccccagccccagccccccgggcCCCTCCGCCAGCGCCACGTGGCCTGCCTGGTGCGCAGCGAGAAGGGCTTGGGCTTCAGCATCGCTGGAGGGAAAGGCTCCACGCCCTACCGTGCCGGCGATGGG GGCATCTTCATCTCACGAATTGCTGAGGGGGGCGCCGCCCACCGAGCGGGCACCCTGCAAGTTGGCGACCGCGTCCTTTCC ATCAACGGGGTGGACATGACGGAGGCCAGGCACGACCACGCCGTCTCCCTGCTGACTGCGGCCTCCCCCACCATCGCTCTGCTGCTGGAACGGGAGTCCGGGGggccccttcctcccagccccccGCCACATTCCCCCCTGCCCCCTACTGCCGCTGCCACCCCTGGGGAGCCTGGGCCACTGAGGCTGGCCCCTACTCTGTTGGCTGCTGCCCTGGAGGGGCCGTACCCAGTGGAG GAGGTCTGTCTCCCGAGAGCCGGGGGCCCCCTGGGGCTCAGCATCGTCGGGGGCTCTGACCACTCCAGCCACCCGTTTGGCGTCCAGGAGCCTGGTGTGTTCATCTCCAAG GTGCTCCCGCGGGGCCTGGCTGCACGCAGTGGCCTGCGGGTCGGGGACCGCATCCTGGCAGTGAACGGGCAGGATGTGCGGGAGGCCACACACCAGGAAGCCGTCAGCGCCCTGCTCCGGCCCTGTCTGGAGCTGGTCCTGCTTGTGCGGAGGGACCCGCCCCCCCCGGGCATGCGGGAGCTCTGTATCCAGAAGGCCCCTGGGGAGAAACTGGGCATCAGCATCCGTGGGGGCGCCAAAGGCCacgcagggaacccctgtgacccTACAGACGAGGGCATCTTCATCTCCAAG GTGAGCCCCGCGGGAGCGGCCGGGCGTGACGGCCGCCTGCGTGTGGGGCTGCGGCTGCTGGAGGTGAACCAGCAGAGCCTGCTGGGCCTGACTCACGGCGAGGCCGTGCAGCTGCTGCGCAGCGTGGGCGACAGCCTGACCGTACTCGTCTGTGACGGCTTTGACACCAGCACCGCCGCCCCTCCCGAG GTGTCCCCGGGCATCATCGCCAATCCCTTTGCAGCGGGCATGGGCCGCCGGAACAGCCTGGAAAGCATCTCCTCCATCGACCGGGAGCTGAGCCCCGAGGGCCCCGGCAAG GAGAAGGAGCTGCCTGGACAGATGCTACCTTGGGGGCCGGAGGCTGGG GGTCGGAGCCCAGAGAGCCTAAAGCCGGACTGCCGCACCGTAGCCGCCACACCCAGCACTGGCAGTGTGCAGAGG GTAACTTCTGGGGCAACTGGAGGGAAGATGACTGAGGCCCCCTGTTCCCCTGGCCACCAGCAA ACAAAACCTGGGGTGATCCAGCCAGTGGCTCAGGCCTGGCCAAGGGGCTCCCCGGCCCCCAGGGGCAGAGGTGATCCCCAACCC tccccctccccgccctcccctgaCGAGCTGCCCGCCAACGTGAAGCAGGCCTACAGGACTTTCGCTGCCGTGCCCGGCCTGCACCCACCTCAGGACGCCCCTGCCCAG CTCCCCACGCCTGGGCCCTCGGCCTCCCCGGAGCAGCTGTCCTTCCGGGAGCGGCAGAAGTACTTTGAGCTGGAGGTTCGGGTGCCCCAGGTCGAGGGACCCCCTAAGCGTGTGTCACTGGTGGGTGCCGACGACCTGCGGAAAATGCAGGAGGAGGAAG cccgaAAGCTGCAGCAGAAAAGGGCACAGATGCTGCGCgaggtggtggcagcagcagacGCAGGGCTTGCCCCGGACGGTGAGGCCCCTGACGACGACGAGCCCGAGGAGGAGCCGTCCTGGGCCGGCCAGGGCCCTGCCGCAGG GCTCGGCCCCTCGTCCCCTCCGCTGCAGGGAGGCTGCGCCCCGGTGCGGACAGCCAAAGCCGAGCGGCGCCACCAGGAGCGGCTGCGCGTGCAGAGCCCCGAGCTGCCCGTCCCAGAGCGGGCCCTGTCCCCCGCCGAGCGCCGCGCCCTGGAGGCAGAGAAGCGTGCACTGTGGAGGGCAGCCAG GATGAAGTCCTTGGAGCAGGACGCCCTCCGCGCACAGATGGTCCTCAGCAAGTCCCAGGAGGGCCGCAGCAAGCGTGGGCCCCTGGAGCGCCTGGCCGAGGCCCCCTCTCCTGCGCCCACCCCTTCACCCACCCCCTTGGAAG ACCTCAGTCCCCAGACCGGCACCTCCCCGGGACGCTTG ccaggGCTCAGCAGGGATCCACCCAGGTCCCTTGGGTGGTTTCAGGCAGGTCTGTGGTGGAGCCCTGACCAGCCCTTCGCCCCATCACAGTCCCCAGACTTTGCCGAGGAGCTGAGATCCTTGGAACCATCTCCGAGCCCTG GTCTGCTGGAGGAGGATGGAGAGGTGGCCATGGTGCTTCTGGGCAGGCCCTCTCCAGGAGCCATTGGTCCTGAGGAGGTGACACTGTGCAGCAGCCGCCGCGCAATTCGACCAGGGCGCCGGGGCCTGGGTCCGGTGCCTTCCTAG